From Perca flavescens isolate YP-PL-M2 chromosome 19, PFLA_1.0, whole genome shotgun sequence:
TAGGAGGTACATTAAATATGAAagagtgaaaaaacaaaaacatgcaatTAAGAAATTTACAAATATCAAGAGTCTTTAAGGCTTTAGGGTTTGTAGAGTGCTGAATAGTTGTGTTTCagcatttcattcataaagaaTTTTATATAGAGGTTTTCTGTTAGAAAATTGAATTTATGAATGTGAAATTTTGCCAAGATAACAACAAGATTGATGATATAATACTGTTTTTGTTCTAGACATCATAAAACGTATTTGTACAGCAGAGGAAAGTTGACAGAAATGTTACAGCAGATATAGTCTCtcttttgccagaccttcctccaggaacattgtggatatagactactgcaCTACTGCAGATAtatggggaaaaaacattggttgtcagaaaagatagtatttcaatttagcatgtttccttaatatctgatgacacattggggtcatttttgtttatttattacagtaaatatattacatattggacctttatgTATAAGGACAGCTCCAAAATAAGTGTGTGGTTGTTTCTCGATGAACTCCACAGAAAGAGCAGTCAATGTCATTTTTTAGTCTTTGCTAATAATGTTTTGCTGGATAGCACCAATGGAGATGTTTAAAACAGACATCTCAAGGTTTGTTTGTGATTAAATATCTTGAAGGTAAGGTCCAAACTTTGAAGTAACTGAAGTAATGGATTACATGCTATATGGGATGGTGACAATGTCCTTTTGAAAGAGGGACCTTTGCCTTCTGTTTTGGTTTGTAGGGCTCGATAAAAGACGTATTTCCCTAGCATTGTGTCATTCACTGACAACAGACGAGGAGAAGGAAGCGGTTCAGTTTACCTCTAAATAATATCGTCACACCTTTGGGAATGGCATCCATTACAAAGCAAACTATTTTGGGGTGACAGGAATGTTATAGAAGGACACAAATTCATAGCAATTCATTAGAAGACCATCTGCATTGAATAACTTTTGACAAATAGAATTTTATTGTTAAAACAACTTTGGAAaaataaggattttttttttgactgatatGTCATTTAAACATGTAATATGTCATTTTCTGCCGCTAGATGTAATTTTCATTGTTTAACATATTTGCCGATTGAAATATATCTGTTGACGGATAGGTTTATCCATTACAGTTTTATACTTGTAATGTTTAGTAgtgtttattcatgtcattatgataaaatagctgcagtttcccccaTATAATTACGTTTTCTTGATGCGATttgtggtagctagctagctatttgACTAgttagcaagcaagcaagctaacattagccagcagctaaaaccacaatatcacaatatatttcacgTCAGTGTAACTTTTGGATGTTTTCAGTACTGGGGGGGAAAGGGTTTggttgtttttagacattttaatgcagaaatgttacatattgtacctttaaggctgatttatggttctgtggagggggaatgcaacgctaccaagccacggctgaGCGCCGTAAcgtgttgttacattttttaagaGGTGATGTCAGGCTCGGTATCTCCACGAACCTCCGTACGTAGCCACGGAGTAGATTTAATCATGTCAACACGTATGTCAGTGAGGAGCTTCTTCATGTGTTGACCTCGTGGTAATAAAGTCCTCTGATAATTAACATCCCTTCTGCTGTGTTACACCTGATGGAGGTCTTTAGAAATATCATGACTGTTATTGATTactattgtttattattgtttttcagacctgATTGAGGTACCAGTGCACCATGGAGATGATGTTATTCTACCATGTCGGACTGCTGATCCCTCCATCAGTGTTGTAAAGTGGACCAGACCTGACCTGGTGCCAGATATCGTCGTCTATTACAGCGATGGACACTTGACTCCAGAAGAACAGAATCCATCCTTTAAggacagggtggagctggtggacagatatctgaaggacggagacacgtctttaattctgaagaatgtgagAAGCATCGATGCTGGAACGTACGAGTGTCGAGTTAAAACCAATGATACTGAGCCAATCAGACTCATCAGCACCGTCCGTCTGCAGGTTCCAGGTGAGGTAGTCCCTCTCAGTGAGTGtttctgagtatcaggttgtagctgcagcTCCTCTAGAGTCTCCCATGATGAGTTGGTCCcagagagtcagacagagagacaatcaGTTCAGATCATCTCAACATTTAGAGAATATTTTACTCCTGTAAAAGAACTGTAAGAAAAGTTACCTTAAACTTAAAGTCctcaagtaacaacaaaatgacTCAATAATTTACACTTGTAAAATGTGCttagataaaagtaaaaaataagtcataatttttaaatcGATTAGTATTTCAGATATCCAAAACGTAATTATTCCTTTCcagaaacattttagaaaacagaATTGTTACGAAGAACTTCCATTTCAGCTACAGTTTAGTTGTTGCTAGTCATAATTATAATTTCAGATATCCAGaatgttattttaaatatctgatatacattttgacaaatgtaAAATTAGATAACTACAATATAATAATGACTAAGATAAGaaagactttattaatcccaaactggggaaattcctacagcagctcaaaataaaaaatgtaaacatatcagaataacacaaatacacattaaatagacaTGAGAGAAACATATACAGAAAGTATTATAAGAAATAGAATTAgtagaattagttataataataataatagtaataacaaaaaaaatgtaaacacccttatataaacatacagtataaagtacacaaatatacagatgagtaaggttGTTGTTAAGGAGAAACAGAAATCTACAAATCATTTGTGGAtataagatttctttttttggacatCTGAAATTGAAAGTCATGAATAACAAAAGGAAGAATGATGATATGTTCTTTTTGACTAAGAAGAATTGAAATACGGATATctgctatatgtatatatatatatatattgaatacctatactatatatatatatattactatatatatatatatatatatatatatatatatatatatatatatatagtataggtATTCAATTTTAAAACAGCTTGCCtgttgtgtgcattgtgttGTGATTGGTGAATTCAAACAATAGGAAACAGATGTTTTAAACCACCACGGTgctgcagtcacacacacatatataccaGTTTTATATCTATGAGAGCAGCAACACATTTCCTACATCAGGACCCCTGGAGTCTGTTGTTCTGTTTTAGCGACTCTGACTGAGGAAGAGATCAGATCAGCTGTTCTAATCTAAGGAGATGATAAGACCTGAACTATTAATTAGAAGTTGATCAGCTTCATGTGTCTCAACAACAGCTGTTGACCTCGTGGTAATAAAGTCCTGTGAAATCTCTGCAGGGACACACTTCTTATTATTAATAgtagtttattattgtttttcagacctACCTGTGGTAGTGCGCCCTGGAGATGATGTCATTCTGCCATGTCAGTCTGCTGATCCCTCCATCAGAGCTGTAAAGTGGAGCAGAGCTGACCTGAAGCACCCAGAGTACGTCCTCTTAAACATTGATGGACAATTGAATACAACCCACCAGAATCCATCCTTTAAGGGAAGAGTAGAACTGGTGTACAGAAAGCTGAAGAATGGAGACGTGTCTTtaattctgaagaatgtgaACATAAACGACAATGGAACATATGAGTGTCGTTTTGCATCAGGTGGTCTCAGACGTAAAAAGAGATCCAACATTgactctgagccaatcagaatcatccaTCTGCAGGTTAGAGACTCAGGTGAGTCTTtttctgagtatcaggttgtagctgcagtttcaaacatcagagaggatgaaagcTGCTCCACTATCCACACATTTACTGactcatatgttttattatcttcAGGTTATAAGGATGGAAACTCCTCTCCTGTAGGTCAATACTTTGGACTGGCTGCAGTTTCAGTTGCAGCAGGTGTTGTGCTTCTTGCTGCAGTGGTTGGTGTCCTGATATACAGAAGACATAAGAACAAGAGATCAGgacaacctgctgctgctgataaTGAAGCATCAGCAGATAAGTTCATCAACAACTCCCAGAGCTCTTAACACCTGACTGCTTTCTCATGTGCTGTATATACAACATGATTATCATTACTGCTGTGGGTGGGAGGTCATGTGCAGATCTGCTATTTGGTCTGTTTGCCCCCCATCATGGTGGTGGATCTGAGTCTGGGATCTGTATCATCTGGAGCTCTGAGATCCTCTAGGGTCTCCATGATGAGTTGGTCCAGAGGAGGGTCAGACTGTGAGTTAACTTTACCTTTAGAGAACTAGAAAATGTACACACAAAAAGTTGCTTCAATGAAAAACTAattttacttaaaggaacacgccgacttattgggaatttagcttattcaccgtaacccccagagttagacaagtccatacatacccttctcatctcttattgggactttatcttattcactgtaacccccagagttagactagtccatacatacccttctcatctcttattgggactttatcttattcactgtaacccccagagttagactagtccatacatacccttctcatctctgtgtgtgctgtaatactgtctgacggctccagcggcatcaggccagcacagaacctgcaggtgaatggttccagtaatcctactgctcccaataagtgacaaaataacgccaacatgttcctatttacatgttgtgatttatagagtcacagcgtgtacaaaaaacaacgtaacatgagacacagccaccttgtatccctaaacaaaccgggaactatattctcaggcggaagaatatattacttgggcggagtgatatgctcgcagcaagcctgtctgagaatatagttcccggtttgtttacagttagaagacggctgtgtctcatgttacgttgttttttgtacacgctgtgactctataaatcacaacatgtaaataggaacatgttggtgttattttgtcactattgggagcagtaggctagctggaaccagttacctgcaggatctgtgctaggctaggctagttggaaccagttacctgcaggatctgtgctaggctaagctaatgctggagccgtcagacagcgttacagcacgcacggagatgagaagggtatgtatggactagtctaactctgggggttacggtgaataagctaaagtcccaataagtcggcgtgttcctttaactcaAAGTAAAAACTAAATGACATATTTGATACTTCAAAGATGTGCTCAGATAAAATGTTGTTTAAGAGCAAAGAAAGTTTTGACTGAAGAACACAGAGATGTTCAGATAATATATACTCAGCAGTAATACACTAAACACTTTGCTCCATTAAACAGATTAAATGTGATAATATTATGTATGTAACTAAATGTAACAATAATATACTCAACACTGAGCTGTATCTCTGCAAACTTTTAACAGGAAATGTTTCTTTAGTTGTAAATATCAGGAGCAACCCACCAGATATCTTCTAATCAGGTGGAGAGAGTGTTACGAGGGGAGCAGAACGGATTCAAGTGCAGAGCTCACAACAAAAAGGTTAAAGTTATGAGACATTTATTAATGACCGGGAATTAAGGGAAAAAGGGGAAGTGGGGAGGCTGATGCCGGGAATGGGGGAGCAGGTGAGGGAAGGAACTGGAGGGTGGAGGTATTCAGGGGAGCCGCGGGAGAGGCACTGGGGCTGGGTACTCCGGGGAGCCCGGAGCAAGCTGTAGCCGAGGAGCCGAGGAGCCGAGGCTGGCACTGGAGAGCAGAGGGAGCGAGGAGAGGCTGGAGCAGGGTCAGGGTGCCGAGGGAGGGGGTCCATGTGGTggagccagctgactggagacaACGGTCGGAGATGTAGATGGTGgatggggaagagagagagacaacaggtAAGTGAGCGTTCAGGTAACAGACAGGGAAAAAAAACCAATGACAGTCTCAGAGAGGTTTAGCTTTGTGTTTCACCAGCATGACTGGAGCAACGATCAAGCGGAGATGGTCTGTTGAGCCGGGGTAGAAATACTGGTCTTGATTGTAGATGAGAGGCAGGTGTGTGCAGCGGGAGACGGTGATGATGGGACGGTAACCAGGTGCGCTCAATCAGCTGGCAGCAGCAGTGGGAGGGGGAGAGCAGAGTAGgtacagagagaggcaggcaacCAGGACAACACAGGAGAGGAGAAAACCAACCGAGAAACAAACCAGAGAATAGTAAACAAAACAGCCAGCCGACCCCAACCATCACAGAGAGCTCTTCAACATGTCATCTGTTTGGTGTTTtggtaataatacattttatatggaGGGAATTTTAAATGATTGTTTTCTGCTCGGCAATATAAAGCCTCGTAGTGCCTTCTAAGAATGTTATATTTTCAGCTAATGATTTAAAATCAACTAACATTGAATGGTTTAAACTGAGGAGATGGTTACATTGTGaatattgttgttattgtaattATAAAATCATCTGATGCAGCTCAGAATATCTTAGGGGAACATAGAGGATGAATCTGTCTCTAAATAAGACCTTAAACTGGATTTATTATCTATAAACATGATATTTGCCAAAGGAAATGATATAAAATGTGAACTATAGTAAAGTGATGATCTGTGAAATCAGTTGATAATTGTTTAATATGAATCAatggatgaaataataatgATCAGAGACATGAAGGAAGTTGATAACTCAGTTTTAATATTCAGATACcttaaagccccagtgtgtaacgtttgtagttgttcattgtcaaaatctgtattgcccttcaccaacttgtcctttctcgtgaatattgaccaccatcatcaattccaagtattcctattggcttggaATTtgacatttgcatgaactggggtggacgctccataatgatgcgccatcttgaaatacattagccggtaagggacatacaggacatactgctctgcctttcgcgtttttgactcacagctgctgctaatgctgctaatgggtatcgtagcttcccggccccggcaagtttgaagaaggaaacgtgAAGGACCACACGTATATAAAAAACCAATGGATGTACTAAGAGAACGTATGGACTCATGGGTGTACTAAGAGAACGTATGGACTCATGGGTGTACTAAGAGAACGTATGGACTCATGGGTGTACtaagagaacgtatgaactcAGGGTGTACTAAGAGAACATATGAACTCATGGATGTACTAAGAGAACGTATGGACTCATGGATGTACTAAGAGAACGTATGGACTCATGGGTGTACTAAGAGAACGTATGGACTCATGGGTGTACtaagagaacgtatgaactcAGGGTGTACtaagagaacgtatgaactcAGGGTGTACTAAGAGAACATATGAACTCATGGATGTACTAAGAGAACGTATGGACTCATGGATGTACTAAGAGAACGTATGGACTCCAACAATGACggctgatagacggccttttgtacacctttactttttgaagcgtgaaggctaccgtagctgcaatactgcgtggcgagagagagagttgatggcgatatatgatctcaacgctagatgggaataattcttacacaatgtaacTTTAATGCACTTTAAACTGTTTTACTCTTTCATGTTATTCTgataaatactttatttttctacatttggATTCAGAATTGTTACTTTTataaatgtatgtgttttttattcttttaacaCAAATAAAGCCGGTCCAAATATCAAtctcatgttgtgtgtgtgtttcatattaatatatgaatatgttaaATGAGTAGAGGAGGATCAGAGACTGGGGGGAGGATGTGATCCTGAGAGACTAAGACCTGAATCTGATGgagggtctctggtctcagctgAAGACACCTTTGTCCAACATGTCTCCAGGATTTAGAGAAACTCTCTCACGCTTGTTTCATGCTCCTTGTAGTCAGCGTTGTCGGGCCGATGAGGTCGGGGCGATGCTGATGGCGTTATATCCCAACTGTAAGGAGCATGAAACACGACACGTTTAACTGTTACTCAGCTCTCCAAACTGACCTTTAAAAACCAATCTGGGGATGTTTTGTGACTTATAAACCAATATGTGTTATTATAGGGTTAGGTGCAGTAAGCTGTTGACTCATGCCTGTGCTCCAGGTAACGGCTGCAGGtgagaaacacaaagacactgagGACTGGACACCACCGGACGGggtttaatcctctgtgtctttgtgtttctcaCCTCaaatcagttcagttcagttacTTTATTATCCCAGGTGGGAAAACTGATCTACAGTCAGGCACACAAGATAAAAACCACATACAGCAAAAAACgtacaaataacaaaaagacaacaaaacaaagacataaAGTGCAAGAATGTTTCCTATACATACAATATACGCAAAACAATTTCACACCATACTACCGGAGAAATCTCTAAAGGAAAATCTACGTTAGATGGGCTATGTTATTGCACATTGAACAAAGGATTTTTACTCCTATTGTTATTGAACCTGCAGCATCGCATTACCATTTTCCTCTTTAAGGCCTTTGTTAAAAACAGGGAGCTCCCATTACAGTTAGTTTCTCTGATAACATTCAAAAGTTAAAGAAAAGGTGATTTAATATCATTTATTCTGAGATTTTTACAGTGCAAAGGATGAAGGAAACATGCAATCAACAACTGAAGAACTGATCATTTAGGTTTGTAGAGTCAAACAGCTTGTAATGTAATGATTATTTATATGAAGGAATAGAAGAGTGTCTTTACAGTAtgcagtgtagtagagggtggtacagtgtagtagatgatggtacagtgtagtagagggtagTACTGTAGGCCTTTGCTTCAGTTAGAGTTCTGCTGAGGAGGGAAATGAAGTCTGTACGGTGCTACAAAGCCTGTCTGGGCCTGTTCCTGTAATAAGAGAACACAATGGAGGACACTTAGTGGGTGGAGCGCGTGGTATCAAAAGGCTTaaagcacattttaaatgtgcacctGCCCCACACTCTCATCTGTGTCAGGATGTGGTGCCAGTTCCTCTTTAATGTTGGTAGAGAGAATCTGCAGCTCTTTATCAGACAGTATGTCTGAACAGACTGGTGAAGAGGGGGTACAGTGTACAGTGGTACAgtgtagagggtggtacagtgtagtagagggtggtacagtgtagtagagggtggtacagtgtagtagaggtgtggtggtacagtgtagtagatggtggtacagtgtagtagagggtggtgtagtacagtgtagtagagggtggtacagtgtagtagagggtggtacagtgtagtagagggtggtacagtgtagtagaggatggtacagtgtagtagaggtaGTAGTGTAGTaggggtggtacagtgtagtagagggggtacagtgtagtagagggtggtaaagtgtagtagagggtggtacaaaGGAGAACACAATGTAGTAGGGGGTGGTACAAAGTGTAGTAGTaaagtgtagtagagggtggtacagtgtagtagagggtggtacagtgtagtagagggtggtacagtgtagtagattATCAGACAGTATGTCTGAACAGACTGGTGAAGTTTCACAGCAAACAACTACATTTACACTTCAGTTACTGTCAGATGGCTAACTGAACTCAACACTAAATACGATCTATAGAAGCAGATATTATGGCTATGATTCTCTTCTTTGTGCCTGTGGTTAACGCAACACAAGTTCTCCCATGACACTAAAGTAAATTAGTCATTActactaaaataaaatattccaCTGATGATTTTCCAGAAGAGGATGGAGACAATGAGCAACCAAGAACAACCTCCTATATGATCTTAATTATTAATGTCCTGATCAATTACCAATTAGATCGCTGTGTCTGTGTTcaatcaacacaaacacagcatcTGTTAATATGTCTCTCATTCCACAATCAGCTGAGTCACCGTGCAACAGCTGTATGGAGACTGGGGGTCTGACCATCAGTCTGAGGAGGCAGTGGAGTCGTCTCACATCTAGACTACTGGGCTAAACTAGGCTACTCCCTCAGTATATCCTTCACCAATACGTATAATTTCCTAAAAAataaggtgactgtgagccatgTACAGAGCATAGTAAAGACACGTGTTTCAGTTCAGTTAAGCCAGCAAAAATGGCCGTCATGTGGTGACACAACTTAAATGACCAGTTAAGATTATAAAAATGAgggtggtttgggttaaaacactccCGCGACACAAACACGTTTCATTTCTTGtgttctccttaacttctttttttttttcctgtttttggaCCCAAACATcccccccgacctcctccctacgaggATCTTTACGCTCTTATGaagtaataacagtaataaatatgtggaatacataaatatgtggaatatATACCAATTACAGAGCTTTACTTTTGACAGATATTTGTACCAAAGCTTCTTGCCTTTGCCAGGTTTGACTTTGTGGTGTTTTCCTCCGATGCATTTGCTTCAGTTGTGTTTGACTCCACTGTTTGCCTCCGCTGTGTTTGACTCAGCTGTGTTTGCCtcagctgtgtttttcttttgggtgaggctatttgcacccctggtacaattagcagtgtatgctatttgtaccctggtgcaattagaagtgctatttgtaccctggtgcaattagaaatgaatgctattagtaccccgcacacagcaatgtgttctattaatacccgtctggtacaaatatcaatgtatgctatttgcagccctgtgcatttacagtaccttggcatatatttacacacagttatccatactactcatgtattacaccttttggaatattatcgccctgacatttgccctaaccataaccaatcccactcctcttgcctaaacctaagtttgacaaccagagcaggcatattcatgagtcttcccctaccaccctacaaaaaaaaaaaaaaaaaaaaaaaaaaaaaaaaaattgcatccAGCAGGTCCTGACTTgtgcaattgcatgcaaattatccaatcaaATTGAATTCCACCTCACAGCTGAATCaaactccaaactcccataccaaaggtaagcatactaaccactcacctagcagttctttcaggaagttgaacaactgtttaccacttggtttcttcaagcctcggttgctaggtaaccatactgtatacaataaaataggtactaactaacaaaccaatggttgtatgctttcactgaagacagaaagcgcaactgtagtatccattttctagaaattcaattgttataaactttagagacataacttccctaatatgccagtttctgctgtcATGGAAGATGAGCGTCCGCCATGATTTGCCTCAGTTTGCACtcgagcaacgtgtttttgttgttcgtCTGtaagctcagctgtgtggccgaggctattttgctgtGGTGCAAATAGACATtccgttttcttttttctagCTATTTATTGCAGATGCTTTTGCATCTCGGGTCGGTAGCGAGAACCGTGTTCTGAATAAACTGTTACGTGACACCGACGTCTGTGCTGCCTTTTCTATCCAAGACAGAAACAGGTGACTTTGGAGTTGGGCTTGATTTCTGTGCGGCgccacaacattttttaaagctttagtgcgtagtttctgtcgcccccatgaggaattctgagtaataacaacaacaatgtcagagcgtccacatgatacaagccttccgtgatggCACAGGGGGGAGACTGGCTGACTGGCTGACATTCCCTAATCATTTTATCTGTTTATCATATAAACAATGTTTCAAAGGCCACTGGTTCTTGCTGACTGTCCTTGTTTCAGTgtcagtccagtttgttgtagAAACAAAAGTCATTGAGCTGAATCACAAGCTTGGAATTCTTTTTGTCCTGTAAGCTGTATTCATGCTTTAAAAAATATCCATGGAAATGGCATAACAATCACCCAGAGCACAAAGGGACACCTTCACAATTTAATACACGTAACGAAGCAAAAAGTACAGAGTATTTCCCtctgagtagaagtagaaaatggaatgaaaagaacaaatgtACATAACATTAATTGAGTACTTGTACAACACATTGTGATCTCTTACAGTCTGTC
This genomic window contains:
- the LOC114574081 gene encoding tyrosine-protein kinase-like otk, which translates into the protein MAPFLLLLFLLSEAASDLIEVPVHHGDDVILPCRTADPSISVVKWTRPDLVPDIVVYYSDGHLTPEEQNPSFKDRVELVDRYLKDGDTSLILKNVRSIDAGTYECRVKTNDTEPIRLISTVRLQVPDLPVVVRPGDDVILPCQSADPSIRAVKWSRADLKHPEYVLLNIDGQLNTTHQNPSFKGRVELVYRKLKNGDVSLILKNVNINDNGTYECRFASGGLRRKKRSNIDSEPIRIIHLQVRDSGYKDGNSSPVGQYFGLAAVSVAAGVVLLAAVVGVLIYRRHKNKRSGQPAAADNEASADKFINNSQSS